In Phlebotomus papatasi isolate M1 chromosome 1, Ppap_2.1, whole genome shotgun sequence, the following proteins share a genomic window:
- the LOC129808022 gene encoding uncharacterized protein LOC129808022: MRIFSEKMKVIHSLVLVAIVLIKCKISVASHQYPNEHNLENLHQPNEDYDPSIHVSYDKSFEPIIISNERLSDAQHQAWRQVATTHNPEEEHLTTSPGDVEEFRKRRRRPGRRRKKRPNNFLYTTTTEIPEIRDFPRHPSPETIIDPEDNQEDFPREENATPEFDSVRNKSYRKPYSVAKKEEQSSDSAADLKHILKQAGESLSLSEILQQKNLSLSDFLNRKPTALAILAQPTLPVQQQFPRRLPPHADLKNRRIAPSPPSPITSADSPTDTSMETMITGDDDEKANKRYPMYVLAMPKLHDGGYNLTRESTKPHQIPTISTLPEGLKHNRLPTREERIKPIKEVVSGIRPDFANSNIRNSKFSTKTTQSPPESSSTSATLRPQRWKPPAYDGKVVSKFNERRTSTVHPEVITEESSTENHLNHTEAHSTTPATTANYITPGRKQIAMRDYRNRMNLRPKLRISVKTTPRPTTEEPLREIPEEEIHTTEMSEIVTTALPETEISGKLLVVNHTEPETLNIIEESVQSEKKNKDENVEETPSASQEDYIQSNTARSDSMFEADIIERVIQNTQRALVGSAQTRDSIKMDVTESNPSLFADISSDASVDEKTELMELLGDRRNGARLAKILAQRNMTINELIDHRERGSSQVHLAEIFHNRTLARNLHHPRLRTEKMEIVTAFENFPHFSFANLRSVKPDDIKTDSQGASYFASIINVKPTDDTKTPKISPRGTGYPTNFNPYDTNFTPGEKFVAPSSRVSPANENFADDGDIIEKEIARINNQLDMEMEQQQTVNRRNIAHTYLTSGVRSAIVASSCIVAGSVMVFIIIFATCRWRQRRNRKLHYSDSFSGTRGRLPILKRQTSRRISNAPEYPHTEPRLSKLNTMDSTSGDVHDYLYDAMRKGYP; this comes from the exons atgagaattttcagtgaaaaaatgaaAGTGATTCACAGTCTAGTTTTAGTAGCAATTGTATTAATTAAGTGCAAAATATCTGTGGCATCTCATCAATATCCAAATGAAcataatttggaaaatttacatCAACCAAATGAGGATTATGATCCATCAATTCATGTGTCGTACGATAAGAGTTTCGAACCAATTATCATCTCCAATGAGAGACTTTCTGATGCACAACACCAA GCTTGGCGTCAGGTGGCAACAACACATAATCCCGAAGAGGAACATCTAACAACAAGTCCTGGAGACGTTGAAGAGTTCCGGAAAAGACGAAGACGTCCGGGTAGAAGGAGAAAAAAGAGACCAAATAACTTTTTGTACACAACAACAACAGAAATTCCAGAAATAAGAGATTTTCCCAGACATCCCTCACCAGAAACCATCATTGATCCTGAGGATAATCAGGAAGACTTCCCGAGGGAAGAAAATGCTACACCCGAATTTGATAGTGTTCGCAACAAATCCTACCGCAAGCCATACTCAGTTGCAAAGAAGGAGGAACAATCCAGTGATAGTGCAGCAGATTTAAAGCACATCTTAAAACAAGCTGGAGAAAGTTTAAGTCTGAGTGAAATTCTTCAGCAGAAAAATCTATCGCTCTCGGACTTTCTGAACAGGAAACCAACAGCATTGGCAATTCTTGCTCAACCAACTCTGCCAGTACAGCAGCAATTCCCACGTCGTCTTCCTCCTCATGCAGATCTGAAAAATCGACGCATTGCACCATCACCACCATCACCTATCACATCCGCCGACAGCCCAACCGACACCTCAATGGAAACAATGATCACGGGTGATGATGATGAGAAGGCAAACAAGAGGTATCCAATGTATGTATTAGCAATGCCAAAACTCCACGATGGTGGATACAATTTAACACGGGAATCCACCAAGCCACATCAAATACCAACAATTTCAACACTTCCCGAAGGACTCAAGCACAATCGATTGCCTACGCGTGAGGAGCGCATTAAGCCCATCAAAGAAGTGGTTTCAGGCATACGACCTGATTTTGCCAATTCCAACATTCGCAACAGCAAATTCTCCACAAAAACCACACAAAGTCCTCCAGAATCATCCAGCACCAGCGCAACATTAAGGCCTCAGAG ATGGAAGCCACCAGCTTACGATGGGAAAGTAGTCTCAAAATTCAATGAGCGTCGAACATCTACAGTACATCCGGAAGTTATTACTGAAGAATCTTCCACGGAGAATCACTTAAATCACACTGAAGCACACTCAACAACACCAGCAACAACGGCCAATTACATCACACCGGGAAGGAAACAAATTGCCATGCGGGATTATCGCAATAGGATGAATCTGAGACCAAAGTTGCGCATTTCCGTCAAAACCACTCCCAGACCCACGACAGAGGAACCATTGCGAGAAATCCCAGAGGAAGAGATTCATACCACTGAGATGAGTGAAATTGTTACAACAGCATTGCCAGAGACGGAAATCAGTGGAAAGTTGCTGGTGGTTAACCATACAGAGCCAGAAACACTCAATATCATTGAGGAAAGTGTTCAATCcgagaagaaaaataaagatgAAAATGTAGAAGAAACACCAAGTGCTTCTCAAGAAGACTATATTCAATCCAATACAGCCCGATCTGATAGTATGTTCGAAGCTGATATCATCGAAAGAGTGATTCAGAATACACAGAGAGCCCTTGTTGGTTCTGCCCAGACACGGGACTCCATCAAGATGGACGTGACCGAGAGTAATCCTTCACTGTTTGCCGACATCTCATCCGATGCAAGTGTGGATGAGAAAACAGAATTGATGGAGTTACTCGGTGATCGCAGGAATGGAGCACGTCTGGCCAAGATTCTAGCCCAACGCAATATGACCATCAATGAATTAATTGATCACAGAGAAAGAGGTTCAAGCCAAGTTCATCTTGCTGAAATCTTTCACAATCGTACACTAGCACGCAATCTTCACCATCCGCGACTACGAACAGAAAAGATGGAGATTGTGACGGCCTTCGAGAATTTTCCCCACTTCAGTTTTGCCAATTTACGCAGTGTTAAGCCAGATGATATCAAAACAGACTCCCAGGGAGCCAGTTACTTTGCCTCCATCATCAACGTGAAACCCACAGATGACACCAAAACACCCAAAATTAGCCCTCGAGGTACTGGTTACCCCACGAACTTCAACCCTTACGATACAAATTTCACCCCTGGGGAAAAATTCGTAGCCCCATCATCCCGGGTGTCTCCGGCCAATGAGAATTTTGCCGATGATGGGGATATTATTGAGAAAGAAATTGCAAGGATCAACAATCAATTGGACATGGAGATGGAACAACAGCAGACAGTCAACAGAAGGAATATTGCACACACCTATCTCACATCTGGCGTACGATCAGCTATTGTTGCTAGTTCTTGCATTGTGGCAGGTTCTGTTATGGTCTTCATCATCATCTTTGCCACTTGTCGCTGGCGTCAGAGGCGCAATCGTAAGCTCCACTACTCAGACAGCTTTAGTGGAACTCGAGGGCGATTGCCCATCCTGAAGAGACAAACTTCCAGGCGCATCTCAAATGCGCCAGAATACCCACACACCGAACCACGGCTCAGTAAACTCAACACAATGGATTCCACGTCAGGAGATGTTCATGACTATCTCTACGATGCTATGAGAAAGGGTTATCCCTAA